In one Mucilaginibacter ginsenosidivorax genomic region, the following are encoded:
- a CDS encoding chloride channel protein encodes MKQKETGIPISPSLNAINNHQGKLALTRSIKNRLLYVSALSVLVAIAISIIAKGLIYLINIVTNLSFYGMLDVRFHSPAANHLGLWVIIVPAIGGVIVGLMALYGSKVIRGHGIPEAMEQILTNQSKIKPSITFLKPISSAIAIGTGGPFGAEGPIIATGGALGSTLGQLLKITANERKVILAAGATAGMSAIFGTPIAAVLLAIELLLFEFSPKSILPVALACITGAAGHHLLFESGPVFPMPNLTVPTNGALAIYSGIGLIIGFLSLGITKIVYLIEDWFDKLPIHWMWWPALGGLAVGVIGYFAPHTLGVGYDNIISILSGTIPLLLVLRLCFFKFLSWAIALGSGTSGGTLAPLLTIGGAAGAIIGAVILMLFPNSGITIPMAALLGMSSMFAGASRAYLTSITFALESTMQSNALLPLLGACTASYLVSFFLMENTIMTEKIARRGVATPVSFEPDVLSKLSVFDVMNKDAIVLSADNPVSEVKAWLLAHNSAAHDFIVVDKKGDYIGTFKLGDMYNTSQVQKLNLGDIVHPSALMLTGNTTLRLAAELMAKHEAELVPVTSAENKIIGSLSYKEIIAAYGLHNNEADKTSLSISLKRQRLKIMSKGRKLMNKDSDARAPRN; translated from the coding sequence ATGAAACAAAAAGAAACAGGCATTCCCATCTCGCCTTCCTTAAACGCCATCAACAATCACCAGGGTAAATTAGCCTTAACCCGAAGTATAAAAAACAGGTTATTATATGTATCGGCGTTATCTGTTTTGGTGGCAATAGCCATCAGCATTATAGCCAAGGGGCTTATATACCTTATTAATATTGTAACCAACCTGTCTTTTTACGGCATGCTGGATGTGCGTTTCCATAGCCCTGCCGCTAACCACCTGGGCCTGTGGGTTATTATAGTGCCTGCCATTGGCGGGGTAATTGTTGGGCTAATGGCCCTGTATGGCTCCAAAGTCATCAGGGGACATGGTATTCCCGAAGCCATGGAACAAATACTAACCAACCAAAGCAAAATAAAACCATCCATTACGTTTTTAAAGCCTATATCATCGGCTATTGCTATTGGTACCGGTGGCCCATTTGGTGCCGAGGGGCCCATAATTGCAACCGGCGGAGCCTTAGGATCAACCCTGGGCCAGCTATTAAAAATTACCGCCAATGAGCGTAAGGTTATCCTTGCAGCCGGTGCAACCGCGGGCATGTCGGCCATATTTGGTACACCCATAGCGGCTGTGTTGCTGGCCATCGAATTACTTTTGTTTGAGTTTTCGCCCAAATCTATTTTACCCGTCGCCCTGGCTTGTATTACGGGGGCGGCAGGTCATCACCTGTTGTTTGAATCGGGGCCGGTTTTTCCTATGCCCAATTTAACGGTTCCTACAAACGGAGCCCTGGCTATTTACAGTGGCATCGGTTTAATTATCGGTTTTTTGTCATTGGGGATAACCAAAATTGTATATTTAATTGAAGATTGGTTTGATAAACTCCCCATCCATTGGATGTGGTGGCCCGCCTTAGGTGGCCTTGCAGTTGGGGTAATTGGCTATTTTGCGCCTCATACATTGGGCGTAGGATATGATAATATCATCAGCATTTTATCGGGGACCATTCCATTGCTGCTTGTGCTGCGGTTATGCTTTTTTAAATTTCTGTCATGGGCTATTGCATTAGGCAGCGGCACATCCGGCGGTACCCTTGCGCCTTTATTAACTATTGGCGGCGCGGCGGGGGCTATCATCGGTGCGGTTATTTTAATGCTTTTTCCAAATTCGGGTATAACCATACCTATGGCGGCGTTGCTGGGCATGTCATCTATGTTTGCGGGCGCTTCAAGGGCTTATTTAACCAGTATTACGTTCGCGCTCGAATCTACCATGCAATCAAACGCTTTATTGCCTTTACTTGGCGCCTGCACCGCATCGTACCTGGTATCGTTTTTTTTAATGGAGAATACCATCATGACCGAGAAAATTGCCCGCAGAGGGGTAGCCACACCTGTATCATTTGAACCCGACGTATTAAGCAAGCTATCTGTATTTGACGTTATGAACAAAGATGCTATTGTTTTAAGTGCCGACAACCCGGTTAGCGAAGTAAAAGCCTGGCTACTTGCCCACAACTCAGCGGCCCACGATTTTATTGTAGTGGATAAAAAAGGCGATTACATAGGCACGTTCAAACTGGGCGATATGTATAATACCAGCCAGGTTCAAAAACTCAATCTCGGAGATATCGTCCACCCATCGGCATTAATGCTGACAGGCAACACAACGCTACGCCTGGCTGCCGAATTGATGGCCAAACATGAAGCCGAACTGGTACCGGTTACTTCGGCAGAAAATAAAATTATTGGCAGCCTATCCTACAAAGAAATTATAGCCGCCTACGGATTGCATAATAACGAGGCTGATAAAACATCATTATCCATATCGTTAAAACGGCAACGTTTAAAAATAATGAGTAAAGGGCGTAAGCTGATGAATAAGGACAGCGATGCAAGAGCACCCCGCAACTAA
- a CDS encoding Crp/Fnr family transcriptional regulator yields MAKSKSVCDLKSCFLCMHCLTDWIPVIDAQRKNYVIKKGEAIFKEGDPVTGIYFVYEGKIKVHKKWDAEKELILRFAQKGDIVGHLGLGDTGYYPVSATAIEAGVICYISMDFLESTLNINNNFVIKLMRFFANELQESEKRMRNLAHMPVKGRVAQALISLKNKFGINAGGYIDIDLSRQDLAAFTGAAYESLFRTINDLVEEKIIEIAGKNILIKAEDLLRKLTEEAA; encoded by the coding sequence ATGGCAAAAAGTAAAAGCGTTTGTGATTTAAAGAGTTGCTTTTTGTGCATGCACTGCTTAACAGACTGGATTCCGGTTATCGATGCGCAGCGAAAAAACTATGTTATAAAAAAAGGCGAAGCAATATTTAAAGAAGGCGACCCGGTTACAGGAATTTATTTTGTTTACGAAGGCAAAATAAAAGTACATAAAAAATGGGATGCCGAAAAAGAACTGATATTGCGTTTTGCGCAAAAAGGCGATATTGTTGGCCACCTGGGGCTTGGCGATACGGGTTATTATCCGGTGTCGGCTACGGCTATTGAAGCCGGTGTTATCTGTTATATCAGCATGGATTTCCTGGAATCCACCCTGAATATTAACAATAACTTTGTAATTAAGCTTATGCGGTTTTTTGCCAACGAGTTACAGGAATCTGAAAAGCGGATGCGCAACCTGGCGCACATGCCTGTTAAGGGGCGGGTTGCACAGGCGCTTATTTCCCTTAAAAATAAGTTTGGCATCAATGCCGGTGGATATATCGATATCGACCTGAGCCGGCAGGACCTGGCCGCATTTACGGGTGCTGCATACGAATCGCTTTTCCGTACTATAAATGACCTGGTTGAAGAGAAGATCATCGAGATAGCCGGGAAAAATATACTGATTAAAGCCGAGGATTTACTGCGTAAGCTAACGGAAGAGGCTGCATAG
- a CDS encoding HPP family protein, producing the protein MIRRIHRHVRTARYIVYKETLVDYKEHFWTFIGSFLGIGLIGFFSNRYFSPSDNLFLIGSFGASSVLIYGIVNSPLAQPRNLIGGHVICAIVGVTMHKLIPHEVWLSSALAVSIAIVFMQITKTLHPPGGATALIANIGSAKIQALGYLYVLSPVLSGATVLLLVALLVNNVSGHRKYPNNKKWFMVWRRYQR; encoded by the coding sequence ATGATCAGAAGGATACATCGCCACGTTCGCACCGCCCGTTATATTGTTTATAAAGAAACGCTGGTTGATTATAAAGAACATTTCTGGACTTTTATCGGCTCGTTCCTTGGTATAGGCTTAATCGGTTTTTTTAGCAACCGGTACTTTAGCCCTTCGGATAATTTATTCCTTATTGGTTCTTTCGGAGCCTCATCGGTATTAATTTATGGCATTGTAAACAGCCCCCTCGCCCAGCCCCGAAACCTTATTGGCGGCCATGTAATCTGCGCTATTGTAGGGGTAACTATGCATAAGCTTATCCCGCACGAGGTTTGGCTATCATCGGCCCTGGCTGTATCAATTGCCATTGTATTCATGCAAATTACCAAAACGCTGCATCCGCCGGGTGGCGCCACAGCACTCATCGCCAACATCGGGTCGGCCAAAATACAGGCATTGGGGTATTTATATGTATTAAGCCCGGTGCTATCCGGCGCAACAGTATTGTTGTTGGTGGCTTTACTGGTAAACAACGTAAGCGGCCATCGCAAATATCCCAACAATAAAAAGTGGTTTATGGTATGGCGCAGGTACCAGCGCTAA
- a CDS encoding M56 family metallopeptidase, which yields MTAYLLNFTLCSALLLLAYVVLLKNKATYIFNRFYLLFGIVFSLAVPLISIQHRAAPVVEHPYFKAEIFDAPAPSLTVIPASTISFPEHINYLFYLLPGIYVFVTGLLLLRFIKNLYNIKQTIDKNYTTLYKNANLVLIDQKQTPHTFLKYLFLNRADYQNGQIDDGILYHELAHARQLHSIDIIFTELVQAICWFNPFILIYRRYIKLNHEFLADAAVLNTHYDTANYQNLLIHSLSGLNGLGITSQFNYAITKKRLIMMTKTTTTVNAWLSRLAVMPFTIAAFLLFTTKTEAQQPQAEAPAAKGKTDQPQPKPSPKNSPAGEVHRDFIFAELNYKHTANGVSPELLAEYKTIADKYEPYFTAALSSHGKNMISADGKIMKVSDEDKARLKEIYGQMSKEQQAQQMVGFMMGNGLILPRAFPTAKQLSVFTDARNYGIWINGKRAANTELEKYTSADFAQVFVSKLYAGAAKDKTYKYQVDLMTVDYYANYRKETLAKTKIARMYCRTPFGAKQTGLMML from the coding sequence ATGACAGCCTACCTGCTAAACTTTACGCTTTGCAGCGCCTTGCTGCTGCTTGCTTATGTTGTGTTGCTTAAAAATAAAGCAACGTATATTTTCAACCGGTTTTACCTTTTGTTCGGCATTGTATTTTCGCTCGCGGTACCCTTAATCAGCATACAGCACCGTGCTGCACCGGTTGTTGAACACCCCTATTTTAAGGCAGAAATATTTGATGCCCCTGCCCCATCGTTAACGGTGATACCGGCGTCTACAATATCCTTTCCTGAGCATATCAACTACCTATTTTACCTTTTGCCCGGCATTTATGTTTTTGTTACCGGTTTGCTTTTATTACGGTTTATAAAAAACCTATATAACATCAAGCAAACTATAGATAAAAACTATACCACGCTATATAAAAATGCAAACCTGGTGCTAATCGACCAAAAACAAACGCCGCATACCTTTTTAAAGTACCTGTTTTTAAACCGTGCCGACTATCAAAACGGGCAAATTGACGACGGCATTTTGTATCATGAACTTGCCCACGCCCGCCAGTTACATTCCATTGACATCATATTTACCGAGCTTGTGCAGGCCATTTGCTGGTTTAACCCCTTCATTTTAATATACCGCCGTTATATTAAGCTAAACCACGAATTTTTGGCCGATGCCGCAGTATTAAACACACATTACGATACTGCCAATTATCAAAACCTGCTTATTCACAGTTTATCGGGCCTTAACGGCTTAGGCATAACCAGCCAATTCAACTACGCTATAACCAAAAAAAGATTGATCATGATGACTAAAACCACCACCACCGTTAACGCCTGGCTTAGCCGGCTGGCCGTTATGCCCTTCACCATCGCGGCATTTTTGTTATTCACCACCAAAACCGAAGCACAGCAACCACAAGCAGAAGCACCGGCGGCTAAAGGAAAAACGGACCAACCCCAACCCAAGCCGTCGCCCAAAAACAGCCCGGCGGGCGAAGTGCACCGCGACTTTATTTTTGCAGAACTTAATTATAAGCACACTGCAAACGGTGTATCGCCGGAGTTATTGGCCGAGTATAAAACCATCGCTGATAAATACGAGCCTTATTTTACGGCGGCATTAAGTAGCCACGGCAAAAACATGATTTCGGCGGATGGAAAGATCATGAAAGTTTCAGATGAGGATAAAGCCCGGCTTAAAGAAATATATGGCCAGATGAGCAAAGAACAGCAGGCACAACAAATGGTTGGTTTTATGATGGGCAACGGGCTTATACTGCCACGCGCCTTCCCAACGGCAAAGCAACTGAGCGTTTTTACAGATGCACGCAACTATGGTATCTGGATTAACGGAAAAAGAGCGGCTAACACCGAACTTGAAAAATACACGTCGGCCGATTTTGCGCAGGTATTTGTCAGCAAACTGTATGCAGGCGCTGCCAAAGATAAAACCTATAAATACCAGGTTGATTTGATGACCGTTGATTATTACGCTAACTACCGCAAAGAAACGCTGGCAAAAACAAAGATAGCGCGCATGTATTGCCGAACACCGTTTGGTGCAAAGCAAACAGGCTTAATGATGCTTTAA
- a CDS encoding BlaI/MecI/CopY family transcriptional regulator, producing the protein MKLTNTEEQLMELIWAGQEVFLKDLIDSYPEPKPAVTTIATLLKRMQDKGFVAYNLMGNSRQYYALVKKSDYFATHVNGLIKNFFGNSAMQFASFFTTETNLTDAELQNLKKIIDKQLNKKKS; encoded by the coding sequence ATGAAGCTAACCAACACCGAAGAGCAATTAATGGAACTGATTTGGGCAGGCCAGGAAGTTTTCCTGAAAGACCTGATAGATAGTTACCCGGAACCCAAACCCGCAGTAACTACTATTGCCACTTTATTGAAACGCATGCAGGATAAAGGTTTTGTAGCCTATAACCTGATGGGGAACTCCAGGCAGTATTATGCCCTGGTAAAAAAGTCGGATTACTTTGCAACCCATGTTAACGGGCTTATCAAAAACTTTTTTGGCAACTCGGCCATGCAGTTTGCTTCGTTTTTTACAACCGAAACCAACCTTACCGATGCTGAATTACAAAACCTGAAGAAAATTATAGACAAACAATTAAACAAGAAAAAATCATGA
- a CDS encoding glycoside hydrolase family 97 protein has protein sequence MNTKLLLLLCLCLPVTTLLAQSAKSYHIKSPDGKIDLAISTGSTISWWVKHEDTEVINPSTISMTLAGGEVLGKNVIVKSAKTSSADTWFNTPVYKKDRVHDQYNQVIINCKGDYAVVFRAYDDGVAYRFTAQKKGEITVVDEEANFNFKDDDKAYLPFVNDFRNKDKWTTSFEALYDNINISAVKKDTLAFLPVLVDVGTPKKAAILEADLNNYPGMYLTGDGSGSKNLKGAFAKYPTVEHTGGYANMNYVVNGRADYIAKTTGTRSFPWRVVIISTEDKQLANSDMVQKLAEPSRLTDLSWIKPGKVAWDWWNDWNISHVDFKAGINNPTYKYYIDFASANKIEYVVLDEGWSSIVDLTQISPEINLQELLDYAKQKNVGLILWTSWYALTRQTDLAFDKFAKMGVKGFKIDFIDRDDQKMVSSLYEIAQKAADHHLIVDYHGMYKPSGIQRAFPNIVNFEGVKGLENVKWGVSNHPGYDVSIPFIRMLSGPMDYTPGAMRNATKANFRPVNGNPMSQGTRCHQLAMYTIFEAPLQMMADNPTIYTKEQESTDFIAAVPTTFNETVALDGKVGEYVAIARRKGTTWYAGAMSNWDARDLNIDLAFLGDGNYKAIVFEDGVNADKDATDYKRSVINVTAKDKLSVKLAPGGGWAARFERVK, from the coding sequence ATGAACACCAAACTTTTGCTCCTGCTTTGCCTATGCCTACCTGTTACCACACTCCTTGCCCAATCGGCAAAAAGCTACCATATAAAATCGCCGGATGGAAAAATCGATTTAGCTATAAGCACCGGCAGCACTATCAGCTGGTGGGTAAAACATGAGGATACCGAAGTTATTAACCCTTCAACTATATCCATGACTTTAGCAGGCGGCGAGGTATTGGGCAAAAACGTGATTGTAAAATCGGCCAAAACATCATCCGCCGATACCTGGTTTAATACGCCTGTTTATAAAAAAGACAGGGTTCATGACCAGTACAACCAGGTCATCATCAACTGTAAAGGCGACTACGCGGTTGTATTTCGTGCCTATGACGATGGGGTGGCCTACCGCTTTACCGCACAAAAAAAGGGTGAAATTACCGTTGTTGACGAGGAAGCCAACTTCAATTTTAAGGATGATGACAAAGCATACCTGCCTTTTGTAAACGATTTCAGGAATAAGGATAAATGGACAACCTCTTTTGAGGCGCTTTACGATAACATTAACATCTCTGCCGTAAAAAAAGACACCCTGGCATTTTTGCCTGTGTTGGTTGATGTTGGCACGCCCAAAAAAGCAGCCATTTTAGAAGCCGACCTGAACAATTATCCTGGTATGTATTTAACCGGCGATGGTAGCGGAAGCAAAAACCTGAAAGGGGCATTTGCCAAATACCCTACAGTGGAACACACCGGCGGATATGCCAATATGAACTACGTGGTGAACGGCCGGGCCGATTATATAGCCAAAACTACAGGCACCCGCAGCTTTCCATGGCGCGTGGTGATTATCAGCACCGAGGACAAGCAATTGGCCAATAGCGATATGGTACAAAAGCTTGCAGAGCCATCAAGGCTGACCGACCTGTCGTGGATTAAGCCGGGCAAGGTAGCCTGGGATTGGTGGAACGACTGGAACATCAGCCACGTTGATTTTAAGGCCGGCATTAATAACCCTACCTATAAATATTATATCGATTTTGCATCGGCCAATAAAATAGAATATGTGGTGCTGGATGAGGGCTGGTCGAGCATTGTAGACCTTACCCAGATTTCGCCCGAGATTAACCTGCAGGAACTGCTTGATTATGCTAAACAAAAAAACGTGGGCCTCATTTTGTGGACGAGCTGGTATGCACTTACCCGCCAAACCGATTTAGCTTTTGACAAATTCGCCAAAATGGGTGTAAAAGGTTTCAAAATAGATTTTATTGACCGCGACGACCAGAAAATGGTATCATCCCTTTATGAGATAGCCCAAAAGGCGGCCGACCATCACCTGATTGTTGATTACCACGGCATGTACAAACCAAGCGGTATTCAGCGCGCTTTTCCTAATATTGTGAATTTTGAAGGCGTAAAAGGGCTGGAGAATGTAAAATGGGGTGTAAGCAACCACCCGGGTTATGATGTAAGTATTCCGTTCATCCGCATGCTATCCGGCCCGATGGATTATACACCCGGTGCTATGCGCAATGCCACAAAAGCAAACTTTCGCCCGGTAAACGGCAACCCCATGAGCCAGGGAACACGCTGCCACCAGCTGGCTATGTATACCATATTTGAAGCCCCCCTGCAAATGATGGCCGATAACCCAACCATTTATACCAAAGAGCAGGAAAGCACCGATTTTATAGCTGCAGTGCCCACCACCTTTAACGAAACCGTTGCCCTTGATGGTAAGGTAGGTGAATATGTAGCCATTGCACGCCGCAAAGGCACTACCTGGTATGCAGGCGCCATGAGCAACTGGGATGCGAGGGATTTAAATATCGATTTAGCATTTTTAGGTGATGGCAATTATAAGGCCATTGTATTTGAGGATGGCGTAAATGCCGATAAGGACGCTACCGATTATAAACGCAGCGTTATTAACGTTACCGCGAAAGACAAGCTATCTGTAAAACTGGCACCTGGCGGTGGCTGGGCTGCGCGGTTTGAGCGCGTAAAATAA